In Roseomonas fluvialis, one genomic interval encodes:
- a CDS encoding cytochrome P450 — translation MSFLAALDALPPNDPARAGLFMQRLRADWRALFAELRADRPVLPLPIFTVVSRWTDVVDVLSRNETFRVTYAPMMDPSVGPYMLGRDGAEENWRDKSVMRALMRWDDVPGIRALAAAVAAQALAATAPPTVDVVQAVSRLVPLRVVQRCFGFPGPDDAMLRWSWASQADMFHNIANVKARHDACVQAGAEMRAWVRDFLAARQPWAQAAGEDTVSRLLRLTAGGLSGLDPEQVVSNICGLLVGAIETSSQAIVNATEQILLRPEVAARALRAARGNEEAVLDAIVWEALRFNPMTTFVIRTTATDAVLGPGTPYETAVPAGTRVAAGIGSAMFDPGVFPEPDAFRERRRTAYLHTGFGPHECLGQFVAYAIIPETIRQILLLPGLRLREGEGSRVDFAGGPFAEHFVLAHGAAA, via the coding sequence ATGAGCTTCCTCGCCGCCCTCGATGCCCTGCCGCCCAACGACCCGGCGCGTGCGGGGCTGTTCATGCAGCGGCTGCGGGCGGATTGGCGCGCGCTGTTCGCCGAACTGCGCGCCGACCGGCCGGTGCTGCCGCTGCCCATCTTCACCGTGGTCAGCCGCTGGACCGACGTGGTGGACGTGCTGTCGCGCAACGAGACCTTCCGCGTCACCTATGCGCCGATGATGGACCCCTCGGTCGGGCCCTACATGCTCGGGCGCGACGGGGCGGAGGAGAACTGGCGCGACAAGTCGGTCATGCGCGCGCTGATGCGCTGGGACGACGTGCCAGGCATCCGCGCGCTGGCCGCGGCGGTGGCGGCGCAGGCGCTGGCCGCGACCGCCCCGCCGACGGTCGATGTGGTGCAGGCCGTTTCGCGCCTGGTGCCGCTGCGCGTAGTGCAGCGGTGCTTCGGGTTTCCCGGGCCGGATGATGCGATGCTGCGCTGGTCCTGGGCCAGCCAGGCGGACATGTTCCACAACATCGCCAACGTGAAGGCGCGGCACGATGCCTGCGTGCAGGCGGGTGCCGAGATGCGCGCCTGGGTGCGCGACTTCCTTGCGGCGCGCCAGCCCTGGGCGCAGGCGGCGGGGGAGGACACGGTGTCGCGCCTGCTGCGGCTGACCGCCGGCGGGCTGTCGGGCCTCGACCCCGAACAGGTCGTGAGCAACATCTGCGGCTTGCTGGTCGGCGCAATCGAAACGTCGTCGCAGGCGATCGTCAATGCGACCGAGCAGATCCTGCTGCGCCCGGAGGTCGCGGCCCGCGCGCTGCGCGCCGCCCGCGGCAACGAGGAAGCGGTCCTCGACGCGATCGTGTGGGAGGCGCTGCGCTTCAACCCGATGACGACCTTCGTGATCCGCACCACGGCCACCGATGCCGTGCTCGGCCCGGGCACGCCGTATGAGACCGCCGTGCCGGCCGGCACGCGGGTGGCGGCCGGGATCGGGTCGGCGATGTTCGATCCGGGCGTGTTCCCCGAACCGGACGCGTTCCGCGAGCGGCGGCGGACCGCCTACCTGCATACCGGCTTCGGGCCGCATGAGTGCCTCGGCCAGTTCGTCGCCTACGCCATCATCCCGGAGACGATCCGCCAGATCCTGCTGCTGCCCGGGCTGCGGCTGCGCGAGGGGGAGGGGAGCCGGGTCGACTTCGCTGGCGGGCCGTTTGCCGAGCATTTCGTGCTGGCCCACGGCGCGGCGGCCTGA
- a CDS encoding type II toxin-antitoxin system VapC family toxin produces the protein MSLLLLDTHLLLWAALDDARLTPGARALIEDPAHDLLFSAASIWEVVVKAGLGRTDFTLDARVLRGGLMAAGYRELPITAEHAVALMRLPPLHRDPFGRILLAQAETEGATLLTADRALGQYPGPVRLVA, from the coding sequence GTGAGCCTGCTGCTGCTGGATACGCATCTGCTGCTGTGGGCGGCGCTGGACGATGCGCGGCTGACGCCCGGAGCCCGCGCGCTGATCGAGGACCCGGCGCATGACCTGCTGTTCAGCGCGGCGTCGATCTGGGAGGTGGTGGTGAAGGCCGGTCTGGGCCGCACCGATTTCACGCTGGATGCGCGCGTGCTGCGCGGCGGGCTGATGGCGGCCGGGTATCGCGAGTTGCCCATCACCGCCGAGCATGCGGTCGCGCTCATGCGCCTGCCGCCGCTGCATCGCGACCCCTTCGGCCGCATCCTGCTCGCCCAGGCCGAGACCGAGGGTGCGACGCTGCTGACCGCCGACCGTGCGCTGGGGCAGTATCCCGGCCCGGTGCGGCTGGTCGCCTGA
- a CDS encoding FAD-binding oxidoreductase, with product MGTIQHLAATLGANNCLTAEEDLAPYAVDWRGAYRGTPLAVLRPGSVAEVQAVVRACASEGLAIVPAGGRTGLCGGAVVAENGPPAVVLSLERLNRIRDVDARDFSLVAEAGCVIQTVQQAAAAVDRLFPLSWGAQGSAMVGGALSTNAGGIRTLRWGNARDLVLGLEVVLPDGRVLNDLRRVRKDNSGYALRHLFLGGEGTLGVITAAALRLVPSLKRVETAFVAVPSPDAALSLFSRMMASGAEVIAFELIIRRCLEIVEVMGNGLRSPLPVESPWYVMVEIAAAHPAVPLREMLEDTLAAAMEAAEVTDAALADSEAQRATFWRIREDWPDCHRRHGPSVNADTSVPVSAVPEFCRRVGEAFAQGWPEGGFIALGHAGDGNIHVSLDAPPGMSREAWRARAAGAEAAVNAIAVELGGSFSAEHGIGQSKRHAMALHKDSVALDLMRAVKGAIDPGGVMNPGKMLP from the coding sequence ATGGGAACGATCCAGCACCTCGCCGCAACGCTCGGCGCGAACAACTGTCTGACGGCGGAGGAGGACCTCGCGCCCTATGCCGTCGATTGGCGCGGGGCCTATCGCGGCACGCCGCTCGCCGTGCTGCGGCCCGGCAGCGTGGCGGAGGTGCAGGCGGTGGTGCGGGCCTGCGCGTCCGAGGGCCTGGCCATCGTGCCGGCCGGCGGCCGCACCGGGCTGTGCGGCGGCGCGGTGGTGGCGGAGAACGGGCCGCCCGCGGTTGTCCTCAGCCTCGAACGGTTGAACCGCATCCGCGATGTGGATGCGCGGGACTTCTCGTTGGTGGCCGAAGCCGGCTGCGTCATCCAGACCGTGCAGCAGGCGGCGGCCGCGGTGGATCGGCTGTTCCCGCTGTCCTGGGGCGCACAGGGTTCCGCCATGGTGGGTGGTGCGCTGTCGACCAATGCCGGCGGCATCCGCACGCTGCGCTGGGGCAACGCACGCGACCTGGTGCTGGGGCTTGAGGTCGTGCTGCCGGATGGGCGCGTGCTCAACGACCTGCGGCGCGTGCGCAAGGACAATTCCGGCTACGCGCTGCGGCACCTGTTCCTGGGCGGGGAGGGCACGCTCGGCGTCATCACGGCCGCTGCGCTGCGCCTAGTGCCGTCGTTGAAGCGTGTCGAGACGGCCTTCGTCGCGGTGCCCTCGCCGGACGCCGCGCTGTCGCTGTTCTCGCGCATGATGGCGAGCGGGGCGGAGGTGATCGCCTTCGAACTCATCATCCGCCGCTGCCTCGAGATCGTGGAGGTCATGGGCAACGGGCTGCGATCCCCGCTGCCGGTCGAAAGCCCCTGGTACGTGATGGTGGAGATCGCCGCCGCCCACCCCGCGGTGCCGCTGCGCGAAATGCTGGAAGACACCCTCGCCGCCGCCATGGAAGCGGCCGAGGTGACCGACGCCGCGCTGGCCGACAGCGAAGCCCAGCGCGCGACCTTCTGGCGCATCCGCGAGGACTGGCCCGATTGCCACCGCCGGCACGGGCCCTCGGTGAACGCGGATACCTCGGTGCCGGTCTCGGCCGTGCCGGAATTCTGCAGGCGCGTGGGCGAGGCCTTCGCCCAAGGCTGGCCAGAAGGCGGGTTCATCGCACTGGGCCACGCCGGGGACGGCAATATCCATGTGAGCCTGGACGCGCCGCCCGGCATGTCACGCGAGGCATGGCGCGCGCGCGCCGCCGGCGCCGAGGCGGCGGTAAACGCCATCGCCGTGGAACTCGGCGGGTCGTTCTCGGCCGAACACGGAATCGGGCAGTCGAAACGCCACGCCATGGCCCTGCACAAGGACAGCGTGGCACTGGACCTGATGCGCGCGGTGAAGGGGGCGATCGACCCTGGGGGCGTGATGAACCCGGGGAAGATGCTGCCGTGA
- the mtnA gene encoding S-methyl-5-thioribose-1-phosphate isomerase — protein MRIDGVWHRSVRIDEADGWSVRILDQTRLPWAVEWLRLVDEDQVAHAIRSMQTRGAPLIGATAAYGVALAMRRDPSALEGVCAMLAETRPTAINLRWAIDRMLGALRNLPVQDRTAAAYAEAAAIADDDAATCEAIGRNGLPLIAEIAARKPRVNILTHCNAGWLATVDWGTALAPIYMAHDAGIPVHVWVDETRPRNQGAALTAFELGAHGVAHTVVADNAGGHLMQHGQVDLVIVGTDRVTRTGDVANKIGTYLKALAARDNGVPFWVALPHSTLDMRVGDGVAEIPIEERSPAEVTDLTGRTADGRIETIRVAAAGSPAANPAFDVTPARLVTGLITERGRIPATPDAIAAMYPEKAA, from the coding sequence ATGAGGATCGACGGCGTATGGCACCGCAGCGTGCGGATCGACGAGGCCGATGGCTGGTCGGTGCGCATCCTCGACCAGACGCGGCTGCCCTGGGCCGTCGAATGGCTGCGGTTGGTCGATGAGGATCAGGTGGCGCACGCCATCCGGTCCATGCAGACGCGCGGGGCGCCGCTGATCGGCGCGACGGCGGCCTATGGCGTTGCGCTGGCGATGCGGCGCGATCCTTCAGCGCTGGAGGGCGTTTGCGCAATGCTGGCGGAGACCCGCCCGACGGCGATCAACCTGCGTTGGGCGATCGACCGGATGCTGGGCGCGCTGCGGAACCTGCCGGTGCAGGACCGTACGGCGGCGGCCTATGCCGAGGCCGCCGCCATCGCCGACGATGACGCCGCCACCTGCGAGGCGATCGGCCGCAACGGCCTGCCGCTGATCGCGGAGATCGCGGCGCGCAAGCCGCGCGTGAACATCCTGACGCATTGCAATGCCGGCTGGCTCGCGACCGTCGATTGGGGCACCGCGCTGGCGCCGATCTACATGGCGCATGATGCCGGCATTCCCGTGCATGTCTGGGTGGACGAGACCCGCCCGCGCAACCAGGGCGCGGCGCTGACGGCCTTCGAGCTCGGCGCGCATGGCGTGGCGCATACGGTGGTGGCTGACAATGCCGGCGGGCACCTGATGCAGCACGGGCAGGTGGACCTGGTCATCGTCGGCACCGATCGCGTCACGCGCACCGGCGACGTCGCGAACAAGATCGGGACGTATCTCAAGGCGCTGGCGGCGCGCGACAACGGCGTGCCCTTCTGGGTCGCGCTGCCGCATTCGACGCTGGATATGCGCGTGGGCGACGGTGTCGCGGAGATTCCGATCGAGGAACGCTCGCCGGCCGAGGTCACGGACCTGACCGGCCGCACCGCGGATGGGCGCATCGAGACCATCCGCGTCGCCGCCGCCGGCAGCCCCGCCGCCAACCCGGCCTTCGACGTGACGCCGGCGCGGCTGGTGACCGGCCTGATCACCGAGCGCGGGCGCATCCCCGCGACACCGGACGCCATCGCCGCAATGTACCCGGAGAAGGCGGCATGA
- a CDS encoding ABC transporter ATP-binding protein, protein MTETTTLRAEPFRATFRFLLARWRREGSAAPLATGLMLAAVLCDVAMPLLAGRLTDAVAGGAPGAAATAAWLLAAMLGFGALMAVLRYAAIRAVIRLTLGNMTGLAQDSFARVQRLSADWHAGTFAGSTVRKISRGMWALDLLNDTVLLALLPSVMVLLGSAAMLALVSPWLGLVVLVGALAHLALTAALSVLWVAPASRLSNGWDSRLGGALADAIGANAVVKSFAAEAREDALLARLLGRWRGRTLRAWNRGTAANALQDASLLVLRAGVLGAALLLWHLGQASAGDVVATLTMFLVVQGYLRDAGYHISNLQRSVNELEDAVALEAATPAIADAPAAPALQVTQGRIAFERVGFRYGGHATPLYRDLDIRIAGGERIGLVGHSGSGKTTLVKLLQRLHDPTEGRVTIDGQDIRDVTQASLRRSIALVAQEPVLFHRSIAENIAYARPGATEAELRRAAELAHADGFIARLPRGMNTLVGERGVKLSGGERQRIALARAFLADAPILVLDEATAALDSESEALIQDAMERLLRGRTALVIAHRLSTVRAMDRILVFDRGQVAEEGTHATLLAREGGIYAGLFRRQAMGLAEAA, encoded by the coding sequence ATGACCGAGACCACCACCCTGCGCGCGGAGCCCTTCCGCGCGACCTTCCGTTTCCTCCTGGCCCGCTGGCGGCGGGAGGGCAGCGCCGCACCGCTCGCCACCGGCCTCATGCTGGCCGCCGTGCTGTGCGACGTGGCGATGCCGCTGCTCGCCGGCCGGCTGACCGATGCCGTCGCCGGCGGCGCGCCCGGCGCCGCCGCCACCGCGGCCTGGCTACTCGCCGCCATGCTCGGCTTCGGCGCGCTGATGGCCGTGCTGCGCTACGCCGCCATCCGCGCCGTGATCCGCCTGACGCTCGGCAACATGACCGGCCTCGCACAGGACAGTTTCGCGCGCGTGCAGCGGCTGTCGGCCGACTGGCATGCCGGCACCTTCGCGGGGTCCACGGTCCGGAAGATCTCGCGCGGGATGTGGGCGCTCGACCTGCTGAACGACACGGTGCTGCTGGCGCTGCTGCCTTCGGTGATGGTGCTGCTCGGCTCGGCGGCGATGCTCGCCCTCGTCTCGCCCTGGCTTGGCCTGGTGGTGCTGGTGGGCGCGCTCGCGCATCTCGCGCTGACGGCCGCGCTGTCGGTGCTCTGGGTGGCGCCGGCCTCGCGCCTGTCGAATGGCTGGGACAGCCGTCTGGGCGGCGCGCTGGCGGATGCCATCGGCGCCAACGCGGTGGTGAAATCCTTCGCCGCCGAAGCGCGGGAGGATGCGCTGCTCGCCCGCCTGCTCGGCCGCTGGCGCGGGCGCACGCTGCGCGCCTGGAATCGCGGCACCGCGGCGAATGCGCTGCAGGATGCCTCGTTGCTGGTGCTGCGCGCCGGCGTGCTCGGCGCCGCGCTGCTGCTGTGGCACCTGGGCCAGGCCAGCGCCGGCGACGTGGTCGCGACCCTGACCATGTTCCTGGTGGTGCAGGGCTACCTGCGCGATGCCGGCTACCACATCTCGAACCTGCAGCGCAGCGTGAACGAACTGGAGGACGCGGTCGCGCTCGAGGCCGCCACGCCGGCCATTGCCGACGCCCCCGCCGCCCCCGCGCTGCAGGTCACGCAGGGCCGCATCGCCTTCGAGCGCGTCGGCTTCCGCTACGGCGGTCACGCCACGCCGCTCTATCGCGACCTCGATATCCGCATCGCGGGTGGCGAGCGCATCGGCCTGGTCGGCCACTCCGGTTCCGGCAAGACCACACTGGTGAAGCTGCTGCAGCGCCTCCACGACCCGACCGAGGGCCGCGTCACCATCGACGGCCAGGACATCCGCGACGTCACGCAGGCCAGCCTGCGCCGGTCCATCGCGCTGGTCGCGCAGGAACCGGTGCTGTTCCACCGGTCGATCGCGGAGAACATCGCCTATGCCCGGCCCGGCGCGACCGAGGCCGAACTCCGTCGCGCCGCCGAATTGGCGCATGCGGATGGCTTCATCGCGCGCCTGCCGCGCGGGATGAACACGCTGGTGGGCGAACGCGGCGTGAAGCTGTCGGGCGGCGAGCGCCAGCGCATCGCCCTCGCGCGCGCCTTCCTGGCCGATGCGCCAATCCTGGTGCTGGACGAGGCGACGGCGGCGCTCGATTCCGAAAGCGAGGCGCTGATCCAGGACGCGATGGAACGCCTGCTGCGCGGCCGCACCGCGCTGGTCATCGCGCATCGGCTGTCCACCGTGCGGGCGATGGACCGAATCCTGGTCTTCGACCGCGGGCAGGTCGCGGAGGAGGGCACGCACGCCACACTGCTGGCGCGCGAGGGCGGGATCTATGCCGGGCTGTTCCGCCGCCAGGCGATGGGGCTGGCCGAGGCCGCCTGA
- a CDS encoding type II toxin-antitoxin system Phd/YefM family antitoxin: MSTLNIHDAKTHFSRLVDRVGAGESVVIAKAGRPVAKLVPLSASDAPAKRIGFLAGAFAVPADFDTMGQAEIERQFGGA; the protein is encoded by the coding sequence ATGTCCACGCTGAACATCCATGACGCCAAGACGCATTTCTCCCGCCTGGTCGACCGTGTCGGGGCCGGGGAGAGCGTGGTCATCGCCAAGGCAGGCAGGCCCGTGGCGAAGCTGGTGCCGCTGTCGGCCAGCGACGCGCCGGCGAAGCGCATCGGTTTCCTCGCCGGCGCCTTCGCCGTGCCCGCCGATTTCGACACCATGGGGCAGGCCGAGATCGAGCGGCAGTTCGGCGGCGCGTGA
- a CDS encoding UPF0262 family protein, producing the protein MPEQRLVRIELPEEPPAPSVYAEADRRQAIADLLTGNRFDPPNLPKGPYALAVSVREGRLVLDIRDVDNRPLHVLALALGPFRRLIKDYHMVVEAHEQAVAESGPESRVQAIDMGRRGLHNEGAELLQARLKGRIDVDFETARRLFTLVCALHQRI; encoded by the coding sequence ATGCCTGAACAGCGCCTGGTCCGGATCGAACTGCCGGAGGAACCGCCGGCGCCGTCGGTCTATGCCGAGGCGGATCGCCGCCAGGCGATCGCGGACCTGCTGACCGGCAACCGCTTCGACCCGCCGAACCTGCCCAAGGGGCCCTATGCGCTGGCGGTGTCGGTGCGCGAGGGGCGGCTGGTGTTGGACATACGCGATGTCGACAACCGGCCGCTGCATGTGCTGGCGCTGGCGCTCGGTCCGTTCCGGCGCCTGATCAAGGACTACCACATGGTGGTCGAGGCGCATGAGCAGGCGGTGGCGGAATCCGGCCCGGAAAGCCGGGTGCAGGCGATCGACATGGGACGGCGCGGGCTGCACAACGAGGGTGCGGAGCTGCTCCAGGCGCGGCTGAAGGGGCGCATCGACGTGGACTTCGAGACGGCGCGGCGGCTGTTCACGCTGGTCTGTGCGCTGCATCAGCGGATTTGA
- a CDS encoding DUF983 domain-containing protein has product MPQGPVRDAPVEPMLHVPAGVALLRGAMGRCPACGQGRLFSGYLRVVDECSHCHAPLGRIRADDAPPYFTIFLAGHVLLPGVFLVERFWRPEMWVHMAIWLPAFAIVCTLLLRPVKGAVVAWMMRLGLTGDEQGAPVVVAPTRRPAPDA; this is encoded by the coding sequence ATGCCCCAGGGTCCGGTGCGGGATGCGCCCGTGGAACCCATGTTGCACGTGCCGGCCGGCGTGGCGCTGTTGCGTGGCGCGATGGGGCGGTGCCCCGCCTGCGGGCAGGGCCGCCTGTTCAGCGGCTACCTGCGGGTGGTCGATGAATGTTCGCACTGCCATGCGCCGCTCGGGCGCATCCGCGCCGACGACGCGCCGCCCTATTTCACCATCTTCCTGGCCGGGCACGTGCTGCTGCCGGGCGTGTTCCTGGTGGAACGGTTCTGGCGGCCCGAGATGTGGGTGCACATGGCGATCTGGCTGCCGGCCTTCGCCATCGTGTGCACGCTGCTGCTGCGCCCGGTGAAGGGGGCGGTGGTGGCGTGGATGATGCGGCTTGGCCTCACGGGGGACGAGCAGGGCGCGCCGGTGGTGGTGGCGCCGACGCGAAGGCCCGCGCCCGATGCCTGA
- a CDS encoding cysteine hydrolase family protein — MTGWKTAWRSFYYDGAPEAPDPVLVKGRVALLVIDVQNTYLARPDRSALTPAEAARDAGWDGFHARMHGLVIPTIARLIERFRAGAGPVVFARIACLTPDGRDRSLSQKKPGWNDLFLPKDEEPSQIIPALAPAPGEVVVTKTTDSALTGTNLRLVLHNMGITHVACCGIFTDQCVSSTVRSLADESFDVILVEDACAAGTMELHTREVEILNRIYCEAMRAEDLVGYLPA, encoded by the coding sequence ATGACCGGCTGGAAGACCGCCTGGCGGTCCTTCTACTACGACGGCGCGCCCGAGGCGCCGGACCCGGTGCTGGTGAAGGGCCGCGTCGCGCTGCTGGTGATCGACGTGCAGAACACCTACCTCGCACGCCCCGACCGCAGCGCGCTGACCCCCGCCGAGGCGGCGCGCGACGCGGGCTGGGATGGCTTCCACGCGCGCATGCACGGTCTGGTGATTCCCACCATCGCGCGGCTGATCGAACGCTTCCGCGCAGGGGCGGGGCCGGTGGTCTTCGCGCGCATCGCGTGCCTGACGCCGGACGGGCGCGACCGCTCGCTCAGCCAGAAGAAGCCCGGCTGGAACGACCTGTTCCTGCCGAAGGACGAGGAGCCGTCGCAGATCATCCCCGCGCTGGCGCCGGCCCCCGGCGAGGTGGTGGTCACCAAGACCACCGATTCCGCGCTGACCGGGACCAACCTGCGCCTGGTGCTGCACAACATGGGCATCACGCATGTCGCCTGCTGCGGCATCTTCACCGACCAGTGCGTGAGTTCCACCGTGCGGTCCCTGGCCGATGAATCCTTCGACGTGATCCTGGTCGAGGACGCCTGCGCCGCCGGCACGATGGAACTCCACACGCGGGAGGTGGAGATCCTCAACCGGATCTATTGTGAAGCGATGCGCGCCGAGGACCTGGTCGGCTACCTGCCCGCTTGA
- a CDS encoding nuclear transport factor 2 family protein gives MTDAALLDDLALRKLVQDWAVWRDAGDWDRFATCWHDDARMMATWFQGPASEFIKVSRAGFERGVRILHFLGGTSVDLAGTRAIVQTKMTISQRAQAEGVLVDVVCTGRFYDFCEKRNGRWAVVLRQPIYEKDRMDAVTPGTAPVLDPALLAQFPEGYRHLAYIQTRIGYQVKRDMPGLSGPEVTALYASGARWLAGEVLDR, from the coding sequence ATGACCGACGCAGCCCTCCTCGACGACCTGGCCTTGCGCAAGCTGGTGCAGGACTGGGCCGTCTGGCGCGACGCCGGCGACTGGGACCGCTTCGCCACCTGCTGGCACGACGACGCCCGCATGATGGCCACCTGGTTCCAGGGCCCCGCCAGTGAGTTCATCAAGGTCTCCCGCGCCGGCTTCGAACGCGGCGTGCGCATCCTGCACTTCCTGGGCGGCACCAGCGTCGATCTCGCCGGCACGCGCGCCATCGTGCAGACCAAGATGACGATCAGCCAGCGCGCGCAGGCCGAAGGCGTGCTGGTCGACGTGGTCTGCACCGGGCGCTTCTACGATTTCTGCGAAAAGCGGAACGGCCGCTGGGCCGTGGTGCTGCGCCAGCCGATCTACGAAAAGGACCGCATGGACGCTGTCACCCCCGGCACCGCGCCGGTGCTGGACCCCGCGCTCCTCGCGCAATTCCCCGAAGGCTACCGCCACCTCGCCTATATCCAGACGCGCATCGGCTACCAGGTGAAGCGCGACATGCCCGGCCTGTCGGGGCCGGAGGTGACGGCGCTCTACGCCTCGGGCGCGCGATGGCTCGCGGGGGAAGTGCTGGACCGGTGA
- a CDS encoding aspartate/glutamate racemase family protein encodes MAERILVINPNSSLSCTDGIAAAIAPFAAPGLPRLDVTRLPDSPGAIVTWRDWYGVAEPLCRMVESEAADAYVIACVSDPGLEAVRTVTDRPVFGPLRCAVAAAMMRGERFGIIAFTDKSKPRQRRALQSMGVDTRLAGTIPLNLDMEVLTDPVAPRARLAEAARELVAMGAEAVILGCAGMAGHRAFAEQACGVPVIEPCQAAVTQAILSVVAARGAGMRLAAE; translated from the coding sequence ATGGCCGAACGCATCCTCGTCATCAATCCCAATTCCAGCCTGTCCTGCACGGACGGCATCGCCGCCGCGATCGCGCCCTTCGCCGCGCCGGGCCTGCCCCGCCTGGACGTGACGCGCCTGCCGGACAGCCCGGGCGCGATCGTGACGTGGCGCGACTGGTACGGCGTGGCCGAACCCCTGTGCCGGATGGTCGAGAGCGAGGCCGCCGACGCCTACGTGATCGCCTGCGTCTCCGACCCCGGGCTGGAAGCCGTGCGCACCGTCACCGACCGCCCGGTCTTCGGCCCGCTGCGCTGCGCCGTCGCCGCCGCCATGATGCGCGGCGAGCGCTTCGGCATCATCGCCTTCACCGACAAGTCGAAGCCGCGTCAGCGCCGCGCGCTGCAATCCATGGGCGTGGACACGCGCCTCGCCGGCACCATCCCGCTCAACCTCGACATGGAGGTGCTGACCGACCCGGTCGCGCCCCGCGCCCGCCTCGCGGAAGCCGCGCGGGAACTGGTCGCGATGGGTGCCGAGGCGGTGATCCTCGGCTGCGCCGGCATGGCCGGCCACCGCGCCTTCGCCGAACAGGCCTGCGGCGTGCCGGTGATCGAACCCTGCCAGGCGGCGGTGACGCAGGCGATCCTGTCGGTCGTCGCGGCGCGCGGCGCGGGGATGCGACTCGCGGCCGAATAA
- a CDS encoding nitroreductase family protein, whose protein sequence is MTDRTAPTAHPIEPALAARWSPRSYEDRAVPAAALAQCLEAARWAASCINEQPWTYLVTRKTEEADAHAKLLACLSPNNQGWAGRAPVLMLAVARSIFAASGKPNRHAAYDLGQATANLAAQAAALGLQAHQMAGFDAAAARAAFAIPEGFEPMAAITLGYPGPAAALPEALAARETAPRARKPIAEFAHMGAWGAMGSPA, encoded by the coding sequence ATGACCGACCGCACCGCCCCCACCGCGCACCCAATCGAACCGGCACTCGCCGCGCGCTGGAGCCCGCGTTCCTACGAAGACCGCGCCGTACCCGCGGCCGCACTCGCGCAATGCCTGGAAGCCGCGCGCTGGGCGGCCTCCTGCATCAACGAACAGCCCTGGACCTACCTGGTCACGCGCAAGACGGAGGAAGCCGACGCGCACGCGAAGCTGCTGGCCTGCCTGTCGCCCAACAACCAGGGCTGGGCCGGGCGTGCGCCGGTGCTGATGCTGGCTGTCGCGCGCAGCATCTTCGCCGCCTCCGGCAAGCCCAACCGCCATGCGGCCTACGACCTCGGCCAGGCGACCGCGAACCTGGCGGCGCAGGCCGCAGCCCTCGGCCTGCAGGCGCATCAGATGGCCGGCTTCGACGCCGCCGCCGCACGCGCCGCCTTCGCCATTCCGGAAGGCTTCGAACCGATGGCGGCGATCACGCTCGGCTACCCCGGCCCGGCCGCTGCCCTGCCCGAGGCGCTGGCCGCGCGCGAGACCGCGCCGCGCGCCCGCAAGCCGATCGCGGAATTCGCCCATATGGGCGCATGGGGCGCGATGGGGTCGCCCGCATGA
- a CDS encoding tetratricopeptide repeat protein — MRRLLLLAALLPATAGAVPPADPPGDPIAREAIRLAETGRYDLSVPMLEAVLARLPGDPDILTYLALALRSTGRHAEAEARYDQALARDAAHLPALAYQGVLYLQTGRRDRAEANMRRLEALCPTGCPARDELAREIAARR; from the coding sequence ATGCGCCGCCTGCTCCTCCTCGCCGCCCTGCTGCCCGCCACCGCCGGCGCGGTCCCGCCTGCGGACCCGCCGGGCGACCCGATCGCGCGCGAGGCCATCCGCCTCGCCGAGACCGGCCGCTACGACCTCTCGGTCCCCATGCTCGAAGCGGTGCTCGCCCGCCTGCCCGGCGACCCGGACATCCTCACCTACCTGGCCCTCGCGCTGCGCAGTACGGGTCGTCATGCCGAGGCCGAGGCCCGCTACGACCAGGCGCTCGCCCGCGACGCCGCGCACCTGCCCGCCCTCGCCTACCAGGGCGTGCTGTACCTGCAGACCGGCCGGCGCGACCGGGCGGAGGCGAACATGCGTCGGCTCGAAGCCCTCTGCCCGACCGGCTGCCCCGCCCGCGACGAACTGGCGCGCGAGATCGCCGCGCGCCGCTGA